A window of Christiangramia forsetii KT0803 contains these coding sequences:
- a CDS encoding PorP/SprF family type IX secretion system membrane protein produces MKKVYLIILILFVAAPGFSQQLPQFTQYMYNTISINPAYAGSRDAFSITALNRNQWAGVDGAPVTQTLSINSPLRNDKIGLGLSVINDKIGDENTTFVYGDFSYRVDLSADVTLRLGLKAGAYYYGLDDPTLGDDPFFSDDFNRWTPNFGAGAYLSAQKWYLGFSAPKLINKDNNRLEEFKALEQVHYYLTSGYVFDLSDSFKLRPSALVKATSGAPLSVDMTATGIFNEKFYLGANYRIDDAIGAFLDVELFDGFRAGYAYEYSISDIQPYTSGSHEFLLIYEFRFKNTRYKSPRFF; encoded by the coding sequence ATGAAAAAAGTTTATTTAATCATATTAATTTTATTTGTTGCAGCCCCAGGATTTTCGCAACAGCTCCCTCAGTTTACGCAGTATATGTATAATACAATTTCTATAAACCCTGCTTATGCCGGCAGTAGAGATGCGTTTTCCATAACAGCACTTAACCGAAACCAATGGGCAGGTGTAGATGGAGCTCCTGTAACTCAAACGCTATCTATCAACTCCCCATTAAGGAATGATAAAATAGGTTTAGGACTCTCTGTAATTAATGACAAGATTGGTGATGAAAACACCACTTTCGTCTATGGAGACTTTTCTTATAGAGTAGATCTTAGTGCAGATGTTACGCTAAGATTAGGCTTAAAAGCGGGAGCATATTATTATGGTCTTGATGATCCAACACTTGGAGATGATCCTTTCTTTTCTGATGATTTTAATCGGTGGACCCCAAATTTTGGAGCTGGGGCCTACCTCTCAGCTCAGAAATGGTACCTGGGATTCTCAGCGCCAAAACTAATCAACAAAGACAATAATCGTCTGGAAGAATTCAAAGCTTTAGAGCAGGTGCATTATTATCTTACTTCAGGTTACGTTTTTGATCTGAGTGATAGTTTTAAATTAAGGCCATCTGCCTTAGTTAAAGCTACCAGTGGGGCACCTCTTTCAGTAGATATGACCGCAACTGGAATTTTTAATGAGAAATTTTATTTGGGTGCGAATTATAGAATAGATGACGCAATTGGAGCATTTTTAGATGTAGAATTATTTGACGGATTCAGGGCAGGATATGCTTATGAATATTCAATATCTGACATTCAACCATATACTTCCGGTTCTCATGAATTCTTATTGATTTACGAATTCAGATTTAAAAACACCAGGTATAAATCACCACGTTTCTTCTAA
- a CDS encoding OmpA family protein, whose translation MKNIYSLFLILLSCSLSMQAQSGKQKKADRLYKDFAYLEATDVYKELIENEYNVTYNSKKLGDTYMMLRSPENAVFYYGDIIEDTTVSSEYYYKYAQALRGVKRYDESRQWLRKYLESGKQSDEIQTMLNKDEYKSKATYKLKSSDFNSEFSDFGVFVKDDQVYFVSARAQHVNVKDKTYSWNGEPFLDIYVLDKASGNVSPIGGDVNTKLHDGPAVVSPDGNTIYFTRNNYLGNKEGKRDKEKTNHLKLYSATNSGNGWAEVKELVFNSNEYSVGHPSLSSDGKTLYFTSDMPNGFGGTDIYMVSVDENGNFGTPENLGEPVNTEFDETFPFMDTDGTLYFSSNGHAGLGLFDIFRMTEEDGIENLGEPVNSNMDDFAYFQVSDSKEGYISTNREGGSDDIFVFNKLNPLILKGQVTDAVNGSPIAAATVRLMDENKKEIAFLETDEEGNYETEIARDKKFPVEAKEIEYETFEGEISTMDSDEKEEMIYDIELSPVKDVEYLAEIDNIYFDFDKSNIRPDAATELDKLVALMKDEYPELVIEIGSHTDRRGTNSYNEKLAERRAKSTYDYLVSKGISEDRIVEFKGYGETKPAIDCDRCSEKDHQLNRRSMFSVVKME comes from the coding sequence ATGAAAAATATATACTCTTTATTTTTAATACTTCTCTCCTGTTCACTTAGTATGCAGGCACAGAGCGGAAAGCAAAAAAAAGCAGATAGACTTTATAAAGATTTCGCCTATTTGGAAGCTACCGATGTTTACAAAGAGCTAATTGAAAACGAATATAATGTCACTTATAATTCTAAAAAATTAGGGGATACTTACATGATGTTAAGAAGTCCTGAGAATGCCGTTTTTTACTATGGTGATATTATTGAGGATACTACTGTTTCTTCTGAATATTACTACAAGTATGCCCAGGCACTCAGAGGAGTTAAACGTTATGACGAATCCAGACAATGGCTTAGAAAATATCTCGAAAGCGGTAAGCAATCTGATGAGATCCAGACGATGCTTAATAAGGATGAATATAAAAGCAAAGCTACCTATAAACTTAAAAGTTCCGACTTCAATTCAGAGTTTAGTGACTTTGGGGTTTTTGTGAAAGATGATCAGGTATATTTCGTTTCAGCCAGAGCACAACATGTAAATGTAAAAGATAAAACCTATAGCTGGAATGGTGAGCCATTTCTTGATATTTATGTTTTAGATAAAGCTTCGGGCAATGTAAGTCCTATCGGCGGAGATGTGAATACTAAATTGCATGATGGTCCTGCTGTTGTAAGTCCAGATGGTAATACTATATATTTTACACGGAATAATTACCTGGGAAATAAAGAGGGAAAAAGAGATAAAGAAAAAACAAACCATTTAAAATTATATTCAGCAACAAATTCAGGAAATGGATGGGCTGAAGTAAAGGAGCTTGTTTTTAACAGTAATGAGTATTCTGTTGGACATCCTTCCCTATCATCAGACGGGAAAACACTTTATTTCACTTCAGATATGCCAAATGGATTCGGAGGAACCGATATTTATATGGTTTCAGTTGATGAAAATGGAAACTTCGGAACACCAGAAAATCTAGGGGAACCTGTGAATACCGAATTCGACGAGACTTTCCCATTTATGGATACAGATGGAACATTATACTTTTCATCTAATGGCCACGCGGGATTAGGCTTGTTTGATATTTTCAGAATGACTGAAGAAGACGGAATTGAAAATTTAGGGGAACCGGTAAATAGTAATATGGATGATTTTGCCTATTTCCAGGTTTCAGATTCCAAAGAGGGGTACATCTCAACTAACCGTGAAGGTGGAAGTGATGACATATTTGTATTCAATAAATTGAATCCGCTTATCCTAAAAGGTCAGGTTACCGATGCCGTGAATGGAAGTCCTATAGCAGCTGCAACGGTAAGGTTAATGGATGAAAATAAAAAAGAAATAGCTTTTCTGGAAACAGATGAAGAAGGCAACTACGAAACTGAGATTGCCAGAGATAAAAAGTTTCCTGTGGAAGCAAAGGAAATTGAGTATGAGACTTTTGAAGGAGAAATAAGCACTATGGATTCTGATGAAAAAGAGGAAATGATCTATGATATTGAATTAAGCCCTGTAAAGGATGTAGAATATCTTGCTGAAATTGACAATATCTATTTCGATTTTGACAAATCCAATATAAGACCTGATGCTGCCACAGAATTAGATAAACTGGTAGCTCTTATGAAAGATGAATATCCAGAACTTGTTATAGAAATAGGTTCGCATACAGATCGTAGAGGAACCAATTCTTATAACGAAAAGCTTGCAGAAAGAAGAGCCAAGTCCACATATGATTACCTGGTTTCAAAAGGAATTTCAGAAGATAGAATCGTTGAATTCAAAGGTTATGGCGAAACTAAACCAGCGATAGACTGTGACCGTTGTTCTGAAAAAGATCATCAGTTAAACAGAAGATCTATGTTTAGCGTAGTAAAAATGGAATAA
- a CDS encoding S41 family peptidase — MKLKNIFILSSFLISILASCSKDEDIIDNTASENKATNSTENDELEVESFIYNGLNELYLYKADVPELADTHFSSSNNRNEFLANATSPEMLFDNLTANFDRFSFITDDYNSLEERFEGMSGATGIKFGVGQISGTGNVFGLIRYVLPNTSASEAGLKRGNIFTEINGQKLTSANFSSLIDKENFTINVGYIENNQIVLTDETVNLSDDAYTENPVYIAKTFEISGKKIGYIMYNSFTANFDDELNDAFAEFKANGVTNLVLDLRYNGGGSVESAKDLASMITGQFNDKVFIKERWNDKYQNFYETQNPEALINRFDNKLRNGNLINSLNLSEVYVLTSASSASASELIINGLDPYINVVQVGDRTVGKFQASVTLYDSDDFAKDDASTNHTYAMQPLVFKSINSAGKSDYVDGLQPDIVYTENLNDFGILGDENEPLLETAINSILGRSQIGKSAIKRLDFQQLGESDMNNIEYQRMYINELPKLDK; from the coding sequence ATGAAACTTAAAAACATATTTATACTGAGTAGTTTTCTAATTTCAATACTTGCATCATGCTCAAAAGATGAAGACATTATTGATAATACAGCCTCAGAAAATAAAGCTACAAATAGTACCGAAAATGATGAGTTAGAAGTTGAGAGCTTTATTTACAATGGCCTTAATGAACTATATCTTTATAAGGCAGATGTGCCTGAACTTGCTGATACTCATTTCAGTTCTTCTAATAATAGAAATGAGTTTCTGGCAAATGCTACTTCTCCCGAGATGTTATTCGATAATCTAACTGCTAATTTTGATCGTTTCAGCTTTATAACCGATGATTATAATAGTTTGGAAGAACGTTTTGAAGGAATGAGCGGTGCAACAGGTATTAAGTTTGGTGTAGGTCAAATTTCAGGCACCGGAAATGTATTCGGACTTATTAGATATGTTTTACCCAATACTTCGGCTTCTGAGGCCGGTTTGAAAAGAGGTAACATTTTTACTGAAATAAATGGTCAGAAACTAACCTCCGCTAATTTTTCAAGTTTGATAGATAAAGAAAATTTTACTATTAATGTTGGTTACATAGAGAACAATCAAATTGTACTAACCGATGAAACGGTAAATTTGAGCGATGATGCTTATACTGAAAATCCGGTTTATATCGCAAAGACATTTGAAATCTCCGGAAAAAAAATTGGTTATATAATGTACAACAGCTTTACAGCTAACTTTGATGATGAGTTAAATGATGCATTTGCCGAATTTAAAGCAAATGGTGTGACTAATTTAGTTCTTGACCTAAGATATAATGGCGGTGGATCTGTAGAGTCTGCGAAAGACCTTGCAAGTATGATCACGGGTCAGTTCAATGATAAGGTTTTTATAAAGGAACGCTGGAATGATAAATATCAGAATTTCTATGAAACTCAAAATCCGGAAGCTCTTATAAATCGTTTTGATAATAAGCTTAGAAACGGCAATCTTATTAATAGTTTGAACCTTTCTGAAGTTTATGTTCTTACCTCTGCATCCAGTGCTTCGGCCAGTGAGCTTATCATAAATGGTCTTGATCCATACATTAATGTGGTTCAGGTTGGTGATAGAACGGTAGGAAAATTTCAGGCTTCGGTCACTTTGTATGATAGTGACGATTTTGCTAAGGATGACGCAAGCACTAATCATACTTACGCAATGCAACCCCTAGTTTTCAAATCGATTAATTCTGCGGGAAAATCAGATTATGTTGATGGATTACAACCGGATATTGTTTATACCGAAAACTTAAATGACTTTGGAATTCTTGGTGATGAAAATGAACCTCTACTGGAAACAGCTATCAATTCTATTTTAGGCAGATCACAAATTGGCAAATCTGCTATAAAAAGACTGGACTTTCAGCAACTTGGCGAGAGTGATATGAATAATATTGAATATCAAAGAATGTATATTAACGAACTTCCAAAGCTCGATAAATAG
- a CDS encoding CAP domain-containing protein, protein MKQITLTSFMLIFCAVFLTSCAKDSINEEVSSYDQTVTERLEYNYNGIEVEILDELNLYRRALGLSELKALVNVSVESEGHNEYMINKGVVSHDNFSQRASFLIQEVGASKVAENVGYGYRTSEAVVNAWLKSKGHRENVEGDFTHFGISVRQDADGKNYFTNIFIKK, encoded by the coding sequence ATGAAACAAATTACTTTAACAAGCTTTATGTTAATATTTTGTGCGGTATTTCTTACCTCTTGCGCAAAGGATAGCATTAATGAAGAGGTTTCTTCTTATGACCAAACGGTAACCGAAAGGTTAGAGTATAATTATAACGGGATCGAGGTTGAAATTTTGGACGAATTAAATTTATATAGAAGAGCGCTTGGTTTAAGTGAATTGAAAGCACTGGTAAATGTTTCTGTTGAGTCTGAAGGGCACAACGAATATATGATCAATAAAGGTGTAGTAAGCCATGATAATTTTTCGCAAAGAGCATCATTTCTTATACAGGAGGTAGGAGCAAGTAAAGTTGCAGAGAATGTAGGCTACGGTTATAGAACTTCAGAAGCTGTGGTTAATGCCTGGTTGAAGAGCAAAGGACATAGAGAAAACGTTGAAGGTGATTTTACCCATTTCGGAATTTCAGTTAGACAGGATGCAGATGGAAAAAATTATTTCACCAATATTTTTATCAAAAAATAA